A portion of the uncultured Draconibacterium sp. genome contains these proteins:
- a CDS encoding Na(+)-translocating NADH-quinone reductase subunit A yields the protein MSEVIKLRKGLNIKLKGSAEKALDKLPVPATVALKPTDFPGLTPKLSVKVDAEVKAGDALFYDKYHPEILFTAPLGGKVVSINRGERRKILEVVISTDEKVGSAEFKKADPSSLSAEEVKEQILKSGLWPFIKKRPYGIIANPEEKPKAIYISTFDSAPLAPDYNFVLDGQMDTFQTGVNALAQLTEGKVNLGVSRDSAFTSVKNVEVNTFEGPHPAGNVGIQIANTAPLNKGEVVWTISVQDVLFIGRLFETGKVDFTKTIALTGSEVKAPKYYQTVLGAPVATLVEGKLVDADYNQRIISGNVLTGTKVSAKSFVGYYDSHMTVIPEGDEYEFLGWADPGFNKFSATKAYFGKLFPKKEYTMNANIHGGERAFVLSNQYEKLVPMDILPVYLLKAILVNDIDKMENFGIYEVVEEDFALCEYACTSKIEVQKILREGINTMIKELG from the coding sequence ATGTCAGAAGTAATTAAGTTAAGGAAAGGGCTTAATATAAAGCTAAAAGGAAGTGCAGAAAAGGCACTCGACAAATTGCCGGTTCCGGCAACAGTAGCTCTGAAACCCACCGATTTTCCGGGACTTACTCCAAAACTTAGTGTAAAAGTTGATGCTGAGGTAAAAGCCGGCGACGCTTTATTCTACGACAAATACCATCCTGAAATCTTATTTACAGCTCCTCTTGGAGGAAAAGTAGTATCGATTAACCGTGGTGAGCGTCGTAAAATTTTGGAAGTAGTTATTTCAACGGATGAGAAAGTTGGTTCAGCCGAATTTAAAAAAGCTGATCCATCGAGCTTATCGGCGGAAGAGGTGAAGGAACAAATTTTGAAAAGTGGTTTATGGCCGTTTATCAAAAAACGTCCATACGGTATTATCGCCAATCCGGAGGAGAAACCAAAAGCCATTTACATTTCAACATTCGATTCGGCTCCATTGGCACCCGATTACAATTTCGTTCTCGACGGGCAAATGGATACATTCCAAACCGGAGTAAATGCTTTGGCACAACTTACTGAAGGAAAAGTAAACCTGGGTGTTTCCAGAGATTCTGCTTTTACCTCGGTAAAAAATGTTGAAGTAAATACTTTTGAAGGGCCACACCCTGCTGGTAACGTTGGAATTCAAATTGCCAACACTGCCCCATTAAACAAGGGAGAAGTGGTTTGGACCATCAGCGTACAGGATGTATTATTTATTGGTCGCCTGTTTGAAACCGGAAAAGTTGACTTTACAAAAACGATTGCATTAACCGGTTCAGAAGTTAAAGCTCCAAAATATTATCAAACGGTTCTGGGTGCACCAGTTGCAACATTGGTTGAAGGCAAATTGGTTGATGCCGATTACAACCAGCGTATTATCAGCGGCAATGTACTTACCGGAACTAAAGTTTCGGCAAAAAGCTTCGTTGGTTATTACGACTCACACATGACTGTGATTCCTGAAGGCGATGAGTACGAATTTTTAGGCTGGGCCGACCCGGGCTTTAATAAATTCAGTGCAACCAAAGCCTATTTCGGAAAATTATTCCCGAAAAAAGAGTATACGATGAATGCCAATATTCATGGTGGCGAGCGTGCATTTGTTTTGTCGAACCAATACGAGAAACTGGTTCCGATGGATATTCTTCCGGTATACCTGTTAAAGGCAATCCTGGTTAACGACATCGACAAAATGGAAAACTTTGGTATTTACGAAGTGGTAGAAGAAGATTTCGCTTTATGTGAATATGCTTGTACTTCAAAAATCGAAGTTCAGAAAATTTTGCGCGAAGGAATTAATACCATGATCAAAGAGCTTGGTTAA